One window from the genome of Spirosoma rhododendri encodes:
- a CDS encoding xanthine dehydrogenase family protein molybdopterin-binding subunit, with product MSNAIGKPLSRVDGRAKVTGEAKYAAEFNTPGLTYGYVVSGTIAKGKINHIDTRAAKSLDGVLEVFTYENRPKVAWFDISYNDQDAPPGSPFRPLYDNKIKYSGQPIALVVAETFELARYAASLVEVTYDVEPHETGLEKHIDRGHKPSTGIASLLKPPPPKPQGDFDKVYHESPVKMRGTYVHAVEHHNPMEMFASTVVYEKNGKLTIYDKTQGVTNSKMYVTQVFGMSNDDVRVISPYMGGGFGSGLRPQYQLFLAVMAARELKRSVRLVLTRQQMFTFGHRPATVQNIALSGTTDGTMNALYHDAHAETSRFEDYTEVVVNWGAMLYPVTNTKYDYKLVDLDTYTPLDMRAPGGVTGFAALEIAVDELAYNMKVDPLDFRLKNYSDRNTAEDLPYSSKELKACFKQGAERFGWSNRPLEPRSMKKDHNLIGWGMATGMWDANQMFASAEAVLTVNGKLRVSSATADIGTGTYTIMTQIAAETLGMPTEDVIFRLGDTEMPFSLISGGSWTAASVGSAVKLVCQDLGKKLFKMAQQMPESPLKKAKLEDIEFADSRIRLKSNPGAGVRYVDIVAANGGKAVTESATALPDLLEQRKYARNTHSAVFVEVMVDEELGSVKVARMVSAIAGGRVLNPKTARNQILGGMVWGLSKALEEETAMDNVYGRFMNHNLAEYHVAVNADIHEFDVIFVDEVDHIVNPLGAKGLGEIGIVGVPAAIANAIFHATGKRVRDLPITLDKLL from the coding sequence ATGAGCAATGCAATCGGAAAACCCCTGAGCCGCGTCGACGGCCGGGCCAAAGTAACCGGGGAAGCTAAGTACGCAGCCGAATTCAACACCCCCGGCCTGACTTACGGCTACGTCGTATCAGGCACTATAGCGAAAGGAAAAATCAACCACATCGACACCCGCGCGGCCAAAAGTCTCGACGGTGTACTGGAGGTATTCACCTATGAAAACCGGCCCAAAGTAGCCTGGTTCGATATTTCGTACAACGATCAGGACGCCCCGCCGGGCTCGCCTTTTCGGCCCCTCTACGATAACAAAATCAAGTACAGCGGTCAGCCGATTGCGCTGGTCGTCGCCGAAACGTTTGAACTGGCCCGCTACGCTGCATCGCTGGTCGAAGTAACGTACGACGTTGAACCGCACGAAACCGGGCTGGAAAAACACATTGACCGGGGCCACAAGCCATCGACGGGTATTGCGTCGCTACTGAAGCCACCACCGCCGAAGCCGCAGGGCGATTTCGACAAGGTGTACCACGAGTCGCCGGTGAAGATGCGCGGCACGTACGTTCATGCCGTGGAGCACCACAACCCGATGGAGATGTTTGCGTCGACGGTGGTGTACGAGAAAAACGGTAAGCTGACGATCTACGACAAAACGCAGGGCGTCACGAACAGCAAAATGTACGTGACGCAGGTGTTCGGCATGTCGAACGACGATGTACGGGTCATTTCGCCGTACATGGGCGGGGGCTTCGGATCGGGGTTGCGGCCCCAATATCAGCTGTTTCTGGCGGTGATGGCGGCCCGTGAACTGAAGCGTTCGGTCCGACTCGTGCTGACCCGGCAGCAGATGTTTACGTTTGGGCACCGCCCGGCTACCGTTCAAAACATTGCGCTTAGCGGCACGACGGATGGCACGATGAACGCGCTCTACCACGACGCGCACGCCGAAACGTCGCGCTTTGAAGACTACACTGAGGTGGTTGTGAACTGGGGTGCCATGCTTTACCCGGTCACCAACACGAAGTACGATTACAAACTGGTCGACCTCGACACGTACACCCCGCTCGACATGCGGGCACCGGGTGGCGTTACGGGTTTTGCCGCGCTGGAAATCGCCGTCGATGAACTGGCCTACAACATGAAGGTCGACCCGCTCGACTTCCGGCTGAAAAACTACTCCGACCGCAACACCGCTGAAGACCTGCCGTATTCGAGCAAGGAACTGAAAGCCTGTTTCAAGCAGGGGGCGGAGCGGTTTGGCTGGTCGAATCGTCCGCTCGAACCCCGGTCGATGAAGAAAGATCATAACCTGATTGGCTGGGGTATGGCAACGGGGATGTGGGACGCCAACCAGATGTTTGCCTCGGCCGAAGCGGTGCTGACCGTCAACGGGAAGCTGCGCGTCAGCAGTGCCACCGCCGACATCGGTACCGGCACCTACACGATCATGACACAGATCGCGGCCGAAACACTGGGTATGCCCACGGAAGACGTTATTTTCCGCCTGGGTGACACCGAGATGCCATTCTCGCTGATCTCCGGTGGCTCATGGACGGCCGCGTCGGTGGGGTCCGCCGTGAAACTGGTTTGTCAGGATCTGGGCAAGAAGCTGTTCAAGATGGCGCAGCAGATGCCTGAGTCACCGCTGAAAAAAGCGAAGCTGGAAGATATTGAATTTGCCGATTCGCGCATTCGCCTGAAAAGCAATCCGGGTGCCGGGGTGCGGTACGTCGACATCGTAGCGGCCAACGGTGGTAAGGCCGTCACCGAAAGCGCAACGGCCCTGCCCGATTTGCTCGAACAGCGCAAATACGCCCGCAACACGCACTCTGCGGTGTTTGTCGAGGTGATGGTTGACGAAGAGCTGGGCAGCGTAAAAGTAGCGCGCATGGTGTCGGCTATCGCGGGTGGTCGTGTGCTGAACCCCAAAACGGCCCGCAACCAGATTCTGGGCGGTATGGTCTGGGGACTTAGCAAGGCCCTGGAAGAGGAAACGGCAATGGACAATGTCTACGGCCGGTTTATGAATCACAACCTGGCCGAGTACCACGTCGCCGTCAACGCCGACATCCACGAGTTCGACGTTATTTTCGTCGATGAAGTCGATCACATCGTCAACCCGCTGGGCGCAAAAGGATTGGGCGAAATTGGTATCGTCGGTGTACCGGCCGCTATTGCTAACGCCATTTTCCACGCCACCGGCAAACGCGTCCGCGACCTGCCCATCACGCTGGACAAGTTGTTGTAA